DNA from Clarias gariepinus isolate MV-2021 ecotype Netherlands chromosome 8, CGAR_prim_01v2, whole genome shotgun sequence:
GATAATAACTTCACTATACTAATTTTAGTCAGAGTGACTTTGGAGTGTGTTTTTGCATGGACTGAGGGTTATGGAGTTTGGCTCCATTTACTTGGACTCACATTCCGGTTGACAAACTTCATGGTCGGTATGCAGGAAAGCTTATAAATTGCAGTACCTATGGTAATGTACTTGTATGCGCTCCCTTTAAGGAGCTCAAGTGAATTTGTAAACCAATGAATATgaacttttataaaataattcaaGTTTAATTTTACAATCGTCCATCTGTTTATGCAgtgttttggaagaataaaataaaatgtctgaacgtttaaaaaatttacataaatatatataaatatatttaaaccacAACCAATCAAAGAGTGTCTAAACATAAGAAACAGGATAAACTTTTGCCCAATAATAAAAAGTCCCCACGTCCAATTGTCCATCTTGTAAAATCCATGTCTGTCATAATCATTACTAGAGCAGCTTcatatgtttttgttatttcactGCTCCATCATGTCTGTCGCTCACTGTATGGAGAAACACATCTTTGGACATGCACACATCCACTCAGCCAACACAGATTCAAAATCACTGTTCCTTGGATAGAAGGCCCAGGTTAACACAAGCTgcataatttctttaaattcaaGGTCTCtcattcttcttttattttcctctcCATCTCCCTTAGCTGTTTCTCCAGCGCCTTGACTTTTTGCTCCAAGTGGGTAGTGGCATCTCCTCTCCAAAATGAAGGTCCAACTCCCAGCAGGATGCAAGCAAAAACCAGGCCTGCTAGTCTCATCGCTGTGGTTTCGGCACTGGCTTCACCATCACTCACAATCAGCCCGAATGCAGCAATGGCAAAGACAACTTTTAGTAGAAACAAGGTTCGTCTAAAAACACCAGACAGCAAACAAACTGCCAAGGACAGCAGCCAGTATGCAAGCACAGCCAGCAAAGCCCACTGAGCCACGAAGACCACACCTTCAGGGGTAAAGCGTTTTTCAGGCATCTtgactggacaaaaaaaaaaaaaaagataaaatctcttagctttttatgtttataattaacACGTGAAAGTTTTGCAAAATTAGGTTAATGATTTCTTATTGATACTAACAGAAATAATACAAATTTGATGGTAAACTCACAATCAAGAAGATCTTCGATGTATGCCGCAACTACATTTAGAGCATGAGCTGTGGCCTGTGATGTCACTTTTACAGCATCTCCCATGGTCTGTTTAAAGCATCAGACAATCCAAGACAATATTACATACAGAACACTCTGGCTCTCAAATATGCCCCGATATCATTAGATTTAGACTTGAGTAtaataagaaaacaactaagcCAAACAACTTGCAAGCAAGTTCAGTTATCTgcaaattgattttaaataagtatattCTGAAATTATACAAGTTATGCCATTGCCATTTAATATATTGGTCAGATAATTTCCCTGAATTGAAAActcaataaaaaa
Protein-coding regions in this window:
- the LOC128528739 gene encoding uncharacterized protein LOC128528739, with translation MAKVLVTVVLILFTLNCEQVCAVSETASTMYSAVRSLADDAHSYLVSLLGKKTVDTLLKTMGDAVKVTSQATAHALNVVAAYIEDLLDFKMPEKRFTPEGVVFVAQWALLAVLAYWLLSLAVCLLSGVFRRTLFLLKVVFAIAAFGLIVSDGEASAETTAMRLAGLVFACILLGVGPSFWRGDATTHLEQKVKALEKQLREMERKIKEE